One genomic window of Phoenix dactylifera cultivar Barhee BC4 chromosome 6, palm_55x_up_171113_PBpolish2nd_filt_p, whole genome shotgun sequence includes the following:
- the LOC103699351 gene encoding scopoletin glucosyltransferase-like, which translates to MSASDHADLFTAIDALRRPLAELLRAHRPDCLVSDSIFPWTADAALALGIPRLVFHGPGAFPLCVHRSLELHNPHAGVSSDSEPFAVEGLPDRIQMTRSEISPIFFYPDFLRSITEAEEKSFGIVVNTFYELEPAYAELYRKPPGPRAWFVGPVSLSDKDEADRGGRAHPAHSRWLSWLDSRAENSVVYVCFGSLCEFSGEQLREIALGLAASGYPFFWVVKEKGDVAGEDWLPEGLEERGVVVRGWAPQVVVLNHAAVGGFVTHCGWNSTLEGVAAGVPMVTWPLSYEQFVNEKFLTEVVEMGVRVRRGGSGGSGVVRGEEVAAALAAVMGGGEEAERRRRRAREYAAASRAAVEEGGSSYQDIGRLVAELAAARAARRGETGQ; encoded by the coding sequence ATGTCCGCCTCCGACCACGCTGACTTATTCACCGCCATCGACGCCCTCCGCCGCCCCTTAGCCGAACTCCTCCGCGCCCACCGCCCCGACTGCCTCGTCTCCGACTCCATCTTCCCCTGGACAGCCGACGCTGCCCTCGCACTCGGCATCCCCCGCCTCGTCTTCCACGGCCCCGGCGCCTTCCCCCTCTGCGTCCACCGCAGCCTCGAGCTCCACAACCCCCACGCCGGCGTCTCCTCCGACTCCGAGCCCTTCGCAGTCGAGGGCCTTCCGGACCGCATCCAAATGACCCGCTCCGAGATCTCCCCCATCTTCTTCTATCCCGACTTCCTTCGATCTATAACAGAGGCCGAGGAGAAGAGCTTCGGCATCGTCGTCAACACCTTCTACGAGCTCGAGCCGGCCTACGCCGAGCTCTACAGGAAGCCACCCGGTCCGCGAGCGTGGTTCGTGGGCCCGGTCTCCCTTTCCGATAAGGACGAGGCCGACCGAGGCGGCCGGGCCCACCCGGCCCACAGCCGATGGCTGAGCTGGCTGGACTCCAGGGCAGAGAACTCCGTCGTCTATGTGTGCTTCGGCAGCCTCTGCGAGTTCTCCGgcgagcagctccgggagatcGCGCTGGGCCTTGCGGCCTCCGGCTACCCCTTCTTCTGGGTGGTGAAGGAGAAGGGTGACGTGGCTGGCGAGGATTGGCTGCCGGAGGGGCTCGAGGAGAGGGGTGTGGTGGTGAGGGGGTGGGCCCCGCAGGTGGTGGTGCTGAACCACGCGGCGGTGGGGGGTTTCGTGACGCACTGCGGGTGGAACTCGACGCTGGAGGGGGTGGCGGCGGGAGTGCCGATGGTGACGTGGCCGCTGTCGTACGAGCAGTTCGTCAACGAGAAGTTCTTGACCGAGGTGGTGGAGATGGGTGTGAGGGTGAGGAGGGGAGGGAGCGGAGGAAGTGGGGTGGTGAGGGGGGAGGAGGTGGCGGCGGCGTTGGCGGCGGTGATGGGCGGCGGAGAGGAGGCggagcggaggaggaggagggcgaggGAGTACGCGGCGGCCTCAAGGGCGGCGGTGGAGGAGGGAGGCTCCTCGTACCAGGACATTGGCCGGCTGGTGGCGGAGCTGGCAGCCGCCCGCGCGGCGAGGAGGGGGGAGACGGGACAGTGA
- the LOC103707602 gene encoding scopoletin glucosyltransferase-like: MGSQTQEQRPLHLVFFPFLARSHMIPMLETAVIAAERGVKATFVTTPANAHLVRPTLDRANSLHQPPMDLRIILFPAADHGLPDGCENLISLPDVSLAGNFFRAVFALRKPLDDLLCDLRPVDALVSDALFPWTTSLAADHSIPRLIFQVTGLFPLCAANDLDIHRPYESVSSRSEPYSIPGFPHPIKFTRAELPEVFDFPYMLGLLREAELTSYGVIVNSFYAFEPDYAEHYYKVGRRKVFLVGPVNLAGARLPSTEKKEDGGRDATLRWLDEKEDDSVVYISFGTLCRFSDEQFRELALGLEASGHPFVWAMRSDGGAGDEWMPEGYEKRVAGRGLVVRGWAPQAEILSHRAVGGFVIHCGWNSVMEGVCSGVALATWPLHSEQFVLEKLLVDVLKIAKPVWDGFKSVVDGEKAVVPANAVARAVALLVGGGEEVAAMRRRVRELAELGRRAVAEGGSSHEDMSRLIEGLMACREEREKSQV; this comes from the coding sequence ATGGGTTCCCAAACTCAAGAGCAACGACCCCTTCATCTGGTCTTCTTCCCATTCCTAGCCCGGAGCCACATGATCCCCATGCTGGAGACCGCCGTCATCGCCGCCGAGCGCGGCGTCAAGGCCACCTTCGTTACCACCCCTGCCAATGCCCACCTCGTCCGACCAACCCTCGACCGCGCCAACTCCCTCCACCAGCCCCCCATGGACCTCCGCATCATCCTCTTCCCCGCCGCCGACCACGGTCTCCCCGACGGCTGCGAGAACCTCATCTCCCTCCCCGACGTATCCCTTGCTGGCAACTTCTTCCGTGCCGTCTTCGCCCTCCGCAAGCCCCTCGACGACCTCCTCTGCGACCTCCGCCCCGTCGACGCCCTCGTCTCCGACGCCCTCTTCCCCTGGACCACCTCCCTCGCCGCCGATCACAGCATCCCCCGCCTCATCTTTCAGGTCACCGGCCTCTTCCCTCTCTGCGCCGCCAACGACCTCGACATCCACCGCCCCTACGAGTCCGTCTCCTCCCGCTCCGAACCCTACTCCATCCCGGGCTTCCCCCACCCCATCAAGTTCACCCGCGCGGAGCTCCCGGAAGTCTTCGACTTCCCTTACATGCTGGGCCTCCTCCGCGAGGCCGAGCTCACCAGCTACGGCGTCATCGTCAACAGCTTCTACGCCTTCGAGCCCGACTACGCCGAGCATTACTACAAGGTGGGCCGCAGGAAGGTATTCCTGGTCGGCCCGGTCAACCTCGCCGGAGCCAGACTACCGTCGACGGAGAAAAAAGAGGACGGCGGCCGCGACGCCACCCTGAGGTGGCTGGACGAGAAGGAGGACGACTCGGTGGTGTACATATCCTTCGGGACGCTGTGCCGGTTCAGCGACGAGCAGTTCCGGGAGCTGGCGCTTGGGCTGGAGGCGAGCGGCCACCCATTCGTGTGGGCGATGCGCAGCGACGGCGGCGCAGGAGATGAGTGGATGCCGGAGGGTTACGAGAAGAGAGTCGCCGGGCGGGGCCTGGTGGTGAGAGGATGGGCCCCGCAGGCGGAGATCCTGTCCCACCGGGCGGTGGGGGGGTTTGTGATCCACTGCGGGTGGAACTCGGTGATGGAGGGGGTGTGCAGCGGGGTGGCCTTGGCCACTTGGCCCCTCCACTCGGAGCAGTTCGTGTTGGAAAAGTTACTGGTGGACGTGCTCAAGATAGCGAAGCCCGTGTGGGACGGGTTCAAAAGCGTGGTCGACGGCGAGAAGGCGGTGGTGCCAGCGAACGCGGTGGCGAGGGCGGTGGCGCTGCTCGTCGGCGGCGGGGAGGAAGTGGCGGCCATGAGGAGAAGGGTGCGAGAGCTGGCGGAACTGGGCAGGAGGGCGGTGGCGGAGGGGGGCTCGTCGCATGAAGATATGAGCCGTCTGATCGAGGGGCTCATGGCTTGCCGCGAGGAGCGTGAAAAGTCACAGGTGTAA
- the LOC103707603 gene encoding scopoletin glucosyltransferase-like has protein sequence MASQTQEQRPLHLVFFPFLATSHMIPMLETAVIAAERGVKATFVTTPANAHLLQPTLDRANSLHQPPMELRIIPFPAADHGVPDGCENITALPDFSSCGNFFRAVFALRKPLDDLLCDLRPVDALVSDALFPWTTSLAADHGVPRLIFQVTGLFSVCAVNDLDIHRPYESVSSRSEPFSIPGFPHPIKFTRAELPEVFDFPYMLGLLREAELTSYGVIVNSFYAFEPDYAEHYYKVGLRKVFVVGPVNLAGARPPSTEKKEDGGRDATLRWLDEKEDDSVVYISFGTTCRFSDEQFRELALGLESSGHPFVWKVRSGGGGGDEWMPEGYEKRVAGRGLVVRGWAPQVEILSHRAVGGFVVQCGWNAVMEGVCSGVALATWPLHSDHFVSEKLLVDVLKIAKPVWEGFQSVTDGEKAVVPANAVARAVAWLVGGGEEVAAMRRRVRELAKLGRRAVAEGGSSYEDMSRLVEGLMACREEREKSQV, from the coding sequence ATGGCTTCCCAAACTCAAGAGCAACGACCCCTTCATCTGGTCTTCTTCCCATTCCTAGCCACAAGCCACATGATCCCCATGCTGGAGACCGCCGTCATCGCCGCCGAGCGCGGCGTCAAGGCCACCTTCGTTACCACCCCGGCCAATGCCCACCTCCTCCAACCAACCCTCGACCGCGCCAACTCCCTCCACCAGCCCCCCATGGAACTCCGCATCATCCCCTTCCCCGCAGCCGACCACGGTGTCCCCGACGGCTGCGAGAACATCACCGCCCTCCCCGACTTCTCCAGTTGTGGCAACTTCTTCCGTGCCGTCTTCGCCCTCCGCAAGCCCCTCGACGACCTCCTCTGCGACCTCCGCCCCGTCGACGCCCTCGTCTCCGACGCCCTTTTCCCCTGGACCACCTCCCTCGCCGCCGATCACGGCGTCCCCCGCCTCATCTTCCAGGTCACCGGCCTCTTCTCCGTCTGCGCCGTCAACGACCTCGACATCCACCGCCCCTACGAGTCCGTCTCCTCCCGCTCCGAACCCTTCTCCATCCCGGGCTTCCCCCACCCCATCAAGTTCACCCGCGCGGAGCTCCCGGAAGTCTTCGACTTCCCTTACATGCTGGGTCTCCTCCGCGAGGCCGAGCTCACCAGCTACGGCGTCATCGTCAACAGCTTCTACGCCTTCGAGCCCGACTACGCCGAGCACTACTACAAGGTGGGCCTCAGGAAGGTATTCGTCGTCGGCCCGGTCAACCTCGCCGGAGCCAGACCACCGTCGACGGAGAAAAAAGAGGACGGCGGCCGCGACGCCACCCTGAGGTGGCTGGACGAGAAGGAGGACGACTCGGTGGTGTACATATCCTTCGGGACAACGTGCCGGTTCAGCGACGAGCAGTTCCGGGAGCTGGCGCTTGGGCTGGAGTCGAGCGGCCACCCATTCGTGTGGAAGGTGCgcagcggcggcgggggaggagATGAGTGGATGCCGGAGGGTTACGAGAAGAGAGTCGCCGGGCGGGGCCTGGTGGTGAGAGGATGGGCCCCGCAGGTGGAGATCCTGTCGCACCGGGCGGTGGGGGGGTTTGTGGTCCAGTGCGGGTGGAACGCGGTGATGGAGGGGGTGTGCAGCGGGGTGGCTTTGGCCACTTGGCCCCTCCACTCGGACCACTTCGTGTCAGAAAAGTTACTGGTGGACGTGCTCAAGATAGCGAAGCCCGTGTGGGAGGGGTTCCAGAGCGTGACCGACGGCGAGAAGGCGGTGGTGCCAGCGAACGCGGTGGCGAGGGCGGTGGCGTGGCTCGTCGGCGGCGGGGAGGAAGTGGCGGCCATGAGAAGAAGGGTGCGAGAGCTGGCGAAATTGGGCAGGAGGGCGGTGGCGGAGGGCGGCTCGTCGTACGAAGATATGAGCCGTCTGGTCGAGGGGCTCATGGCTTGCCGGGAGGAGCGTGAAAAGTCACAGGTGTAA
- the LOC103707601 gene encoding cytochrome P450 90B1-like: MAPELLLLLSLTLVALIIFFTFRRSGKTDNKRLKLPQGNLGWPLIGETISFMQPHSSASLGGFMDQHIAKYGKIFRMNLLGKPTIVSADPDFNRFILQSEGRLFENSCPTSIAEIMGRWSMLALVGDIHREMRSIAVNFMSNVKLRTYFLGDIELQAIKILDSWKPNSTFSAQEQGKKFAFNLMVKHLMSLDPGMPETEQLRREYITFMKGMASIPLNLPGTAYRKALQSRATILKIMGQKLDERIKKVDENCEGLEQDDLLASVAKQPNLAKEQILDLILSMLFAGHETSSAAISLAIYFLESCPKAADQLREEHREIARMKREKGETGLNWDDYKQMEFTHCVINETLRLGNIVKFLHRRAIKDVQYKGFDIPCGWEVVPIISAAHLDPSIYDDPQSYNPWRWQAISATVTKNCNVMSFSGGPRLCPGAELAKLELAVFLHHLVQKYRWELAEHDYPVSFPFLGFPKGLPIKVRPLNEEKP, translated from the exons ATGGCACCGGAGCTTCTCCTACTGCTCTCCCTAACTCTCGTAGCTCTCATCATCTTCTTCACCTTTAGGAGAAGCGGAAAGACAGATAACAAGCGACTCAAACTCCCGCAAGGGAATTTGGGATGGCCTCTCATCGGCGAAACCATCTCCTTCATGCAGCCTCATTCCTCAGCCTCCTTAGGAGGGTTCATGGATCAGCACATAGCCAA GTATGGGAAAATTTTTAGGATGAACTTGCTGGGGAAGCCGACGATCGTGTCGGCCGACCCGGACTTCAATCGGTTCATTCTACAGAGCGAGGGGAGATTGTTTGAGAACAGCTGCCCCACAAGTATCGCAGAGATCATGGGGAGGTGGTCGATGCTGGCTCTGGTGGGAGACATCCACCGTGAGATGAGGTCCATCGCTGTCAACTTCATGAGCAACGTCAAGCTGAGGACTTACTTCTTAGGTGACATCGAGCTACAGGCCATCAAGATTCTTGACTCCTGGAAGCCGAACTCCACCTTCTCTGCCCAAGAGCAAGGGAAGAAG TTTGCATTCAATTTGATGGTGAAGCATTTGATGAGCCTGGATCCGGGAATGCCGGAGACCGAGCAACTAAGGAGAGAATACATCACTTTCATGAAGGGAATGGCATCCATTCCTTTGAACTTGCCGGGAACGGCCTATAGAAAAGCCTTGCAG TCGAGGGCCACAATCCTCAAGATCATGGGCCAAAAGCTGGACGAGAGGATCAAAAAGGTTGATGAAAATTGTGAGGGCCTCGAGCAGGATGACCTCCTTGCGTCAGTTGCCAAGCAGCCCAACCTCGCGAAAGAACAGATACTTGATCTGATACTGAGCATGCTCTTCGCCGGTCATGAAACATCCTCCGCCGCCATCTCCCTCGCCATCTATTTTCTCGAGTCTTGCCCCAAAGCAGCCGACCAATTGCGA GAAGAGCACAGAGAAATTGCAAGGATGAAGAgggaaaagggggagactggACTCAACTGGGATGACTACAAACAGATGGAGTTCACTCATTGT GTGATCAATGAAACTCTTAGGCTGGGCAACATTGTAAAGTTCTTGCATAGAAGGGCCATCAAAGATGTCCAGTATAAAG GTTTTGACATTCCATGCGGGTGGGAGGTAGTTCCAATTATTTCAGCAGCACATCTGGATCCTTCCATATACGATGACCCACAGAGCTACAATCCATGGAGATGGCAG GCCATCTCTGCGACCGTGACGAAGAATTGCAACGTGATGTCGTTCAGCGGCGGTCCACGCCTGTGTCCTGGAGCAGAGCTTGCCAAGCTTGAGCTGGCTGTTTTCCTTCACCACCTTGTGCAAAAGTATAGGTGGGAGTTAGCAGAGCATGACTACCCCGTCTCCTTCCCTTTCCTTGGTTTTCCCAAGGGCTTACCGATTAAGGTCCGGCCCCTCAACGAAGAAAAGCCATGA